From Neobacillus sp. PS2-9, the proteins below share one genomic window:
- a CDS encoding amidohydrolase family protein, translated as MEMRVDFHTHIIPENFPDFATKYQNDRWPVLQLTCSCGANIMVAGKVFREVTDQVWSPDKRMSDMEKENVDIQVLSPIPVTFSYWAPLEEAVAMAQFQNDFIAETVSQHPTKFIGLGTVPLQNVEAAIRELDRCVHQLGLKGIEIGTNINGKNLDDESFLDFFAMCDKWNVPIFVHPWETLGSDRLASHNLMYTVGMPSETALAAASLILGGVMEKFPGLKICFSHGGGSLPYILPRLDHGWNVWPHLQMTEKPPSFYAKKFFYDSIVNNPVNIKFLVEKFGAEQVIMGSDYPFLLRETPPGKIIDDTLTLTEAQKRAMLGENALRFLNLPVNQLI; from the coding sequence ATGGAAATGCGAGTAGATTTTCATACACATATTATCCCTGAAAATTTTCCGGACTTTGCAACTAAGTACCAAAATGATAGATGGCCTGTACTTCAGCTAACCTGTTCTTGTGGTGCCAATATTATGGTAGCTGGCAAAGTTTTTCGAGAAGTGACTGATCAAGTGTGGAGCCCTGACAAACGAATGAGTGATATGGAAAAAGAAAATGTAGACATTCAAGTTTTATCGCCTATTCCTGTTACATTTTCTTATTGGGCACCACTTGAAGAAGCAGTAGCCATGGCTCAATTTCAAAATGATTTTATCGCAGAGACAGTTTCACAGCATCCTACCAAGTTTATCGGGTTAGGTACTGTTCCTCTGCAAAATGTAGAGGCTGCAATTCGTGAATTGGATCGCTGTGTTCATCAGCTTGGGTTAAAAGGGATTGAAATTGGTACAAATATAAACGGGAAAAACCTTGATGATGAATCGTTTTTAGACTTTTTTGCGATGTGTGATAAATGGAATGTTCCTATTTTCGTTCATCCATGGGAAACATTGGGAAGTGATCGATTGGCCTCTCATAACCTAATGTATACTGTGGGCATGCCAAGTGAGACAGCATTAGCTGCCGCAAGTCTCATCCTCGGTGGAGTGATGGAGAAATTTCCTGGATTAAAGATTTGTTTTTCTCATGGCGGGGGTTCACTTCCTTACATCCTTCCAAGACTTGATCATGGATGGAATGTGTGGCCGCACTTGCAGATGACGGAAAAGCCGCCAAGTTTTTATGCAAAGAAATTTTTCTATGATTCGATCGTCAATAACCCGGTGAATATTAAATTCTTAGTTGAAAAATTTGGAGCAGAACAAGTGATTATGGGGTCCGATTATCCATTTTTACTCCGTGAAACTCCACCAGGGAAGATCATTGATGATACCTTAACACTTACTGAAGCGCAGAAAAGAGCCATGTTAGGTGAAAACGCATTACGATTCTTAAACTTACCGGTTAATCAACTAATCTAG
- a CDS encoding 3-hydroxyanthranilate 3,4-dioxygenase: protein MSSSLKPINLWGFIEENKDLLKPPVNNKVVWKDSELMFMVIGGPNKRRDFHVDPSEEIFYQIKGDCYVEIINNEGKREVITVKEGEVFHLPPNVPHSPHRVADTIGIVIERDRATGELEDFVWFCDECDHEMHRVTVQLTNIEVQVKEAINGFNGSLELRTCKNCGHIMPEEASEWKCE, encoded by the coding sequence ATGTCAAGTTCATTAAAGCCAATAAACCTATGGGGATTTATAGAAGAAAACAAGGACTTACTAAAGCCGCCAGTTAATAACAAGGTCGTTTGGAAGGATTCAGAGTTAATGTTTATGGTAATCGGTGGCCCGAATAAACGACGCGATTTTCACGTGGACCCTTCTGAAGAGATTTTCTATCAAATTAAGGGTGATTGCTACGTTGAGATTATTAATAACGAGGGAAAGCGAGAAGTTATTACGGTGAAAGAAGGGGAAGTTTTCCACCTGCCCCCGAATGTTCCTCATTCCCCACATCGTGTTGCTGATACGATTGGTATTGTAATCGAGCGAGACAGAGCTACAGGTGAATTAGAGGATTTTGTATGGTTCTGTGATGAATGTGACCATGAAATGCACCGAGTTACCGTTCAATTGACGAATATTGAGGTTCAAGTGAAAGAAGCGATCAACGGTTTTAATGGAAGTCTAGAACTTCGTACATGTAAGAACTGTGGACATATCATGCCAGAAGAAGCGAGTGAATGGAAATGCGAGTAG
- a CDS encoding tautomerase family protein: MPIVELKIVEGREAKVKKKLVEDITDVIAENLSVPRDKIRILLYEIPAENWIVGGTPKSSIPE; the protein is encoded by the coding sequence ATGCCAATCGTTGAACTGAAAATAGTAGAAGGCAGAGAAGCAAAAGTCAAAAAAAAGCTAGTGGAAGATATTACTGATGTCATTGCTGAGAATCTTAGTGTTCCACGTGACAAGATCCGGATTCTGTTATATGAAATTCCGGCAGAAAATTGGATCGTTGGGGGAACCCCAAAATCTAGCATACCTGAATAA
- a CDS encoding NAD(P)H-dependent oxidoreductase, giving the protein MKLLGISGTIIGAKTSIVVQKVLEEAKKYNPHVEVELLDLRDYDVQFCDGRNPSSYNDDTKKVLEAIHSADFYIIGTPIFQGSLSGPLKNLFDLINPKDFRNKVMGFVATGGTYQHYLVIENQLKPIAGFFRAFVAPGYVYVNNDHLNKENEIIDSDVQSRITALAKEVVFMQEALKSSEEKLVGIVH; this is encoded by the coding sequence ATGAAACTATTAGGAATTTCAGGCACTATTATTGGGGCGAAGACCAGTATTGTTGTCCAAAAGGTACTTGAGGAAGCAAAGAAATACAATCCCCATGTTGAAGTCGAACTCTTGGATTTAAGAGATTATGACGTCCAATTCTGTGATGGGAGAAATCCCTCATCCTACAACGATGACACAAAAAAAGTTCTTGAAGCCATTCATTCCGCTGATTTTTATATTATCGGTACACCGATTTTCCAAGGATCTTTATCAGGTCCGCTCAAGAATTTATTTGATTTGATTAATCCAAAAGATTTTCGTAATAAGGTAATGGGCTTTGTTGCAACAGGCGGAACATATCAGCACTACCTTGTGATTGAAAATCAATTGAAACCAATTGCAGGATTTTTCCGGGCGTTTGTAGCACCTGGGTACGTATACGTTAATAATGATCATTTAAATAAAGAGAATGAAATAATAGATTCTGATGTACAATCCAGAATCACAGCCTTAGCTAAAGAAGTGGTCTTCATGCAGGAGGCATTAAAATCGTCAGAAGAAAAATTAGTAGGAATAGTTCATTAA
- a CDS encoding FAD synthetase family protein: MQTLKEGVLTLSGSVIAIGAFDGVHKGHQAVIKQAVKKSRISHVPSVVYTFDPPPRHFFNGVQTLTPIEEKLGRISMLGVDYVVVASFDEWYATRPPEDFIYELSKLNPIEITVGSDFHFGKDRKGDVSLLQKYFSINVASPVYCNSGKRISSTRIRQLISEGDFQQSYSLLGWQAGIE, from the coding sequence ATTCAGACGCTAAAAGAGGGAGTCCTGACACTATCAGGTTCTGTTATTGCCATAGGTGCATTTGATGGGGTCCACAAAGGACATCAAGCTGTGATTAAGCAGGCGGTGAAAAAAAGCCGGATTTCTCATGTTCCCAGTGTAGTGTATACATTCGATCCGCCTCCTCGACATTTTTTTAATGGCGTTCAAACCTTAACTCCTATTGAGGAAAAGTTGGGTAGAATCTCGATGTTAGGTGTAGATTATGTGGTTGTTGCCAGCTTTGATGAATGGTATGCAACTCGTCCACCTGAGGATTTTATCTATGAATTATCAAAACTTAATCCAATTGAAATTACCGTTGGTTCCGATTTTCATTTTGGTAAAGATAGAAAAGGTGATGTTAGTCTTTTACAAAAGTATTTTTCGATAAATGTAGCGTCACCTGTTTACTGTAATAGTGGCAAACGTATTTCATCTACAAGAATCCGCCAGCTTATTTCAGAAGGAGATTTTCAGCAGTCTTACTCATTGCTGGGGTGGCAGGCAGGAATAGAATAA
- a CDS encoding 4-hydroxyphenylacetate 3-hydroxylase N-terminal domain-containing protein → MGIRTGAQYIEALKARNPEVWLSGKRIKNVFEEPVFNQPILEMAKLYDLQHDSQYQEDITHICEETGERISNAFLMPRSYQDLDARRKTFEVFAKATFGLMGRTPDFLNVVVTSMASNSEFLDKYNPEWGKNIRAYFKHVRDHDLFLTHAIINPQNDRSKSSHEQQDMFTHLGAVKETPDGLVVRGAKMLATLAPITDEVIVYSFPGFKPGDERYALAFALPLDTPGLRILCREAMQDGKRSVYDHPLASRFEEMDAVLVFNDVLVPWDRVFLYNNVEAANLLYPKTGIGQQPAHQSGVRGLIKLQFATEVACKIADSIGVDGYLNVQNDLGELVQSVESIRALLRIAEYEYEKLPSGEVMPAYAPLETIRGLLPKMYPRAIEVIQIIGAGGLLMSPTDADFENPELREDLEKYYLGREGVSAEERVHLFKLAWDLCGEAFGQRLLQYERYYTGDPIRKRAIFYNNHKRKNSFELVDEAMKIFERKSEVTSL, encoded by the coding sequence ATGGGAATTCGCACGGGAGCACAGTATATTGAAGCACTAAAAGCCCGAAATCCAGAAGTTTGGTTATCGGGAAAAAGAATTAAAAATGTCTTTGAAGAGCCTGTTTTCAATCAACCTATTCTTGAAATGGCAAAGCTGTATGATTTACAGCATGATTCTCAATATCAAGAGGACATTACACATATTTGTGAAGAAACTGGTGAAAGAATCTCGAATGCATTCTTGATGCCTAGAAGTTATCAAGATTTAGATGCTCGAAGAAAAACTTTTGAGGTATTTGCCAAAGCAACATTTGGTTTAATGGGAAGAACGCCTGATTTCCTAAATGTCGTCGTTACTTCCATGGCGAGCAATTCAGAGTTCTTGGATAAATATAATCCTGAATGGGGTAAAAATATTCGCGCCTATTTCAAACATGTTCGCGATCATGACTTGTTTTTAACTCATGCGATTATTAACCCTCAAAATGACAGGAGTAAATCTTCGCATGAGCAACAGGATATGTTTACCCACTTAGGTGCAGTGAAAGAAACTCCAGATGGTTTAGTTGTCAGAGGAGCCAAAATGTTAGCAACTCTTGCCCCGATTACTGACGAAGTGATTGTTTATTCCTTTCCTGGGTTTAAACCAGGGGATGAGCGTTATGCGCTTGCCTTTGCTCTTCCACTTGATACACCAGGTCTTCGCATTTTATGTCGTGAAGCCATGCAAGATGGTAAACGATCCGTTTACGACCATCCATTAGCATCGAGATTCGAAGAAATGGATGCAGTTCTAGTATTTAACGATGTTTTAGTCCCATGGGATCGAGTATTTCTTTATAACAATGTTGAAGCTGCTAATCTACTTTATCCAAAGACTGGAATTGGGCAGCAACCAGCACATCAGTCGGGTGTTAGAGGGTTAATTAAGCTTCAATTTGCTACTGAGGTGGCTTGTAAGATAGCTGACTCTATTGGCGTAGATGGATACCTAAATGTTCAAAATGATTTAGGAGAATTAGTTCAATCGGTTGAATCCATTAGGGCTTTGCTTCGGATTGCAGAGTATGAATATGAAAAGCTTCCATCTGGTGAGGTCATGCCAGCGTATGCTCCACTAGAAACCATCCGAGGGTTGCTGCCAAAAATGTATCCACGTGCGATTGAGGTGATTCAAATTATTGGTGCTGGTGGGCTTTTGATGTCTCCTACGGATGCTGACTTTGAGAATCCAGAATTAAGAGAGGATTTAGAGAAGTATTATCTTGGAAGAGAAGGAGTTTCCGCGGAAGAACGCGTTCATCTCTTTAAACTAGCGTGGGATTTATGCGGTGAGGCATTTGGTCAAAGGCTTCTTCAATATGAACGCTATTATACTGGGGACCCAATTCGTAAAAGAGCGATTTTCTATAACAACCATAAAAGGAAAAATTCTTTTGAGCTTGTTGATGAAGCTATGAAAATATTTGAACGAAAAAGTGAAGTTACAAGCTTATAA
- a CDS encoding Crp/Fnr family transcriptional regulator — protein sequence MAILFDSDINWESCLNFGTRQFFKEKTCIYQQGTTGDRFYYIQQGLIKVTTTTAIGKERLLNIGIPGQLLGVQAMDRQPHFTTATVVNDSILYFFSCEHFQKLIKYQPSILNMFIKTVIHKMHILADKIYLDTLLPEQQLSVILLNICYEFKNFEVPLTQQDLTKCTGLTRITIYKILKQWKEEEIIEIHGKKFIIKKPDELKKLLGKVLI from the coding sequence GTGGCAATCCTGTTTGACAGTGATATAAATTGGGAGTCATGTTTGAATTTTGGTACTAGGCAATTTTTTAAAGAAAAAACTTGTATTTACCAGCAGGGAACTACGGGGGATAGATTCTATTACATCCAACAGGGGTTAATTAAAGTAACGACAACAACTGCAATTGGAAAAGAGCGCTTGTTAAACATCGGCATACCTGGACAGCTATTAGGTGTTCAAGCAATGGACCGTCAGCCTCACTTTACAACGGCTACTGTTGTTAATGACTCTATTCTCTATTTCTTTTCATGTGAGCATTTTCAAAAACTAATAAAATACCAACCCTCCATTTTAAATATGTTTATCAAAACCGTCATTCATAAAATGCACATTCTTGCTGATAAAATATATTTAGACACTCTTTTACCTGAACAACAACTCTCTGTCATCCTTCTGAATATTTGTTATGAATTTAAGAATTTTGAAGTTCCCCTCACACAACAAGACCTAACTAAGTGTACAGGATTAACAAGAATCACCATATATAAAATATTAAAACAATGGAAAGAAGAAGAAATCATAGAGATTCATGGTAAGAAATTCATTATAAAAAAACCCGACGAATTAAAAAAACTGCTTGGGAAGGTGCTGATATGA
- a CDS encoding Crp/Fnr family transcriptional regulator, giving the protein MKNLRYAWSPYIKYGKKLQTEENSVVYHQGSEGRGFFFLSSGGIKISLLSQEGVERTVNYVPEGMLFGEHGARKENYLTSAITTCPSVIYHFSDEALITICTEHPEAACIFTNSLIYKFRILAEIISFLNSPVEQQMAHYLLKLINENGSFSIDQTSFARYIGTSRITVNKILNKWKNQKLIRLSNRTIDILDINHLKNIRDSGATHISNLDILMLTM; this is encoded by the coding sequence ATGAAAAACCTTCGATATGCATGGAGTCCGTATATAAAATATGGAAAAAAACTTCAGACAGAGGAAAATTCAGTCGTTTATCACCAGGGAAGTGAAGGGCGAGGATTTTTTTTCTTGTCTTCTGGGGGAATCAAAATCTCACTTCTATCTCAAGAGGGAGTGGAACGAACAGTTAATTATGTTCCAGAAGGGATGTTGTTTGGTGAGCATGGGGCTAGAAAGGAAAATTATTTAACTTCTGCGATCACAACCTGTCCATCTGTAATCTATCATTTTTCGGATGAAGCATTAATAACTATTTGTACCGAGCACCCTGAAGCTGCATGTATTTTTACTAATTCACTAATCTATAAATTTAGGATATTAGCAGAAATTATCTCCTTTCTTAACTCTCCTGTTGAACAACAGATGGCCCATTATCTATTAAAGCTAATTAACGAAAATGGGAGTTTTTCTATTGACCAAACCTCATTTGCCCGATACATAGGTACCTCAAGAATCACAGTAAATAAAATATTGAACAAGTGGAAAAATCAAAAGCTCATCCGATTATCCAATCGAACGATAGACATTCTGGATATTAATCATTTAAAAAACATTCGAGACTCAGGTGCCACTCACATTTCGAATTTGGATATCTTAATGTTAACAATGTAG
- a CDS encoding rhamnogalacturonan acetylesterase: protein MEKRYSGKIALFSLVFLLFISIIGSSFVKSAKKENIQKITIYLAGDSTVSDYSSSLSPRAGWGQVLEKHFDNQVVVINEATPGRSSKSFIDEGRLKLILNQIEKGDYLFIQFGHNDEKIKDPSRYTEPNSTYKNYLKQYIDAARAKQAIPVLVTPVERRYFTEKGVLSRTHGDYPAAMKELGLEEHVPVIDLTAKSHALFQKLGPEKTKDIFLWLDAQENMNYPNGVQDNTHFQENGAKKIARMVVDGIEESMLVSLSNHILKK, encoded by the coding sequence ATGGAGAAAAGATACAGTGGAAAAATAGCCCTGTTTTCATTGGTTTTTTTACTTTTTATATCAATAATTGGAAGCAGTTTTGTTAAGTCTGCCAAAAAAGAAAACATACAAAAAATAACGATTTATCTAGCCGGAGATTCCACAGTTTCAGATTATTCGAGCTCGTTATCCCCTAGGGCGGGGTGGGGACAGGTCCTAGAAAAACACTTCGATAATCAAGTGGTTGTAATAAATGAAGCAACACCTGGCAGGAGCTCCAAAAGTTTTATTGATGAAGGGCGACTTAAACTGATTCTTAATCAGATTGAAAAAGGAGATTACCTCTTTATTCAATTCGGGCATAATGATGAAAAAATAAAGGATCCTTCCCGTTATACAGAGCCCAATTCAACCTATAAAAACTATTTAAAACAATATATTGATGCTGCCCGTGCCAAACAGGCTATTCCTGTCCTTGTGACACCAGTTGAACGAAGATATTTTACAGAAAAAGGCGTGCTAAGCAGGACGCACGGTGATTATCCGGCTGCGATGAAGGAACTTGGATTAGAAGAACATGTACCAGTCATCGACCTGACTGCAAAAAGTCATGCTTTGTTCCAAAAGCTTGGACCAGAAAAAACGAAGGATATCTTTCTATGGCTGGATGCCCAAGAGAATATGAACTATCCAAATGGTGTCCAGGATAACACACATTTCCAGGAAAATGGTGCTAAGAAAATTGCACGTATGGTGGTCGATGGAATTGAAGAATCAATGCTTGTGTCACTTAGTAACCACATCTTAAAGAAGTAA
- the hpt gene encoding hypoxanthine phosphoribosyltransferase: protein MGYEIDGILISEEQLKQKVKELGATMMQDLQDESIVFIVVLKGAFVFAADLVRELGGNVTVDFVAASSYGNQTETTGKVRLLKDIDVNITGKNVVLVEDIIDSGLTLSFLKEHFELHKPKSMKICTLLDKPERRKVDLKADYVGFVIPDKFVIGYGIDYAEHYRNLPYIATVKEV from the coding sequence ATGGGATACGAAATCGATGGTATATTAATATCAGAAGAACAATTGAAGCAAAAAGTGAAAGAATTAGGCGCAACCATGATGCAGGATTTACAAGATGAATCGATTGTTTTTATTGTTGTCTTAAAGGGTGCTTTTGTTTTTGCAGCTGATTTAGTTCGAGAGCTTGGAGGAAACGTGACCGTTGATTTTGTGGCCGCTTCAAGTTACGGAAATCAAACGGAGACTACGGGAAAAGTACGTTTGTTAAAAGATATTGATGTGAACATTACAGGGAAAAATGTGGTGCTTGTCGAGGACATTATCGATTCAGGGTTAACATTAAGCTTCTTAAAAGAACATTTCGAGCTTCACAAACCGAAATCTATGAAGATCTGTACCTTACTTGATAAACCTGAGCGCCGAAAAGTCGATTTAAAAGCAGATTATGTAGGGTTTGTTATTCCTGATAAATTCGTAATTGGATATGGAATTGACTATGCAGAGCATTATCGAAATCTGCCGTACATTGCTACTGTCAAAGAAGTGTAA
- a CDS encoding polyprenyl synthetase family protein has product MNSINVENTKNVDECYQLAEKRAAHYFQSLYDQVIKKTYIPTLTKDFQVWKQNHVRHPLLSLLGSRKNKPDTKDYSNYIRWMDVTGKLDSYLHRSISYIYMRDLGKSLQSPDTQTRILNVVDSLKNHLTTSDSGKKSGLISMAGLYRWAQKEGIESTFIWLMDKLKTVSSNIPEGMDAEHAQRKLIKIIAGVLMHVIEELDNTLSANERTVKLNEAIRLGYSYGLTYPFIDDLLDSNVLSTQEKQQYTDLIRTTLITGFVPELGSWGGDNLKLIQFIHAELREAYKYIKAYQHSETLNTFFEQSYVFFQSQEVDRKKDLSNPSYTNEDIYIPIILKSSSSRLIVRSVISASEDEGFDNRAFFYGIYNQLADDFADMFDDMKEGAVTPYTYYLKYHGLRSDLINPFELYWAVISHLIHNVYDSDLLTCEVILDRAINGLKRFKARIGKEKYSEVMKLFASADSEFNGVIQTMIRRADDVDFFDKLLRDQIITTIRNQRKEQDEFIDTVKTVRNQINNILTISKTENSSQINESIVDAANYSLAGDGKRLRPIMTWVMGVNEYRLNQTAIVPLLRSLEYMHTASLIFDDLPSQDNASLRRGRATLHKQYNIATAELTGLFLTQKAIEEQASLEQFDSKTVLTLIQYSTQVTEIMCKGQAMDLGSKGKPLTLEQLNSMCFYKTGIAFEASLIMPAILAQADDYEMKGLKQFAYHAGIAFQIKDDLLDVEGDSTLLGKFIGKDADNNNSTFVSILGREGAKKEMWEHYCLAIEALNEVPHKTTFLKHLLNYIVNRDQ; this is encoded by the coding sequence ATGAATAGTATTAATGTGGAAAACACAAAGAATGTCGATGAATGCTATCAACTGGCGGAAAAAAGAGCGGCTCACTATTTTCAGTCGCTGTATGACCAGGTAATAAAAAAAACCTATATACCAACCTTAACGAAGGATTTTCAAGTTTGGAAACAGAACCATGTGAGACATCCATTGTTATCGTTATTGGGATCTCGAAAGAATAAACCGGATACCAAAGATTATTCCAATTATATCCGCTGGATGGATGTAACAGGGAAATTAGATTCATATCTACACCGAAGTATTTCTTATATTTATATGAGGGATTTAGGAAAATCTCTTCAATCACCAGATACCCAGACTCGAATCCTAAATGTCGTAGACAGTTTGAAAAATCATCTAACAACGTCTGATTCAGGAAAAAAGTCGGGCCTAATCAGCATGGCAGGATTGTACAGGTGGGCACAGAAGGAAGGGATTGAATCTACTTTCATCTGGCTGATGGACAAACTAAAGACAGTATCCTCCAATATTCCGGAGGGGATGGACGCGGAACATGCCCAGAGAAAGCTAATCAAAATCATTGCCGGAGTATTGATGCACGTGATAGAAGAGTTGGACAATACTCTATCAGCAAATGAACGTACGGTGAAACTAAATGAAGCGATTAGACTCGGATACTCTTATGGTTTGACCTATCCTTTTATTGATGATCTTCTAGATTCTAACGTCTTGTCTACTCAAGAGAAACAACAATATACAGATTTGATACGGACCACACTTATTACAGGATTTGTTCCAGAATTGGGCAGTTGGGGCGGTGATAACTTGAAACTAATTCAATTTATCCATGCTGAACTCCGTGAGGCCTATAAGTATATTAAAGCTTATCAGCATTCTGAAACATTGAACACATTCTTTGAACAATCCTATGTGTTTTTTCAATCACAGGAAGTGGACCGAAAAAAAGATCTGTCTAACCCTAGCTACACAAATGAAGACATTTATATACCAATTATTTTAAAATCCTCTTCATCCCGCTTAATTGTTCGATCAGTCATCAGTGCTTCTGAAGATGAAGGGTTTGACAATAGAGCTTTCTTTTATGGAATATATAACCAATTGGCAGATGATTTTGCCGATATGTTTGATGACATGAAGGAAGGGGCAGTAACTCCGTATACTTATTATTTGAAATATCATGGGTTGCGATCAGATTTAATAAATCCGTTTGAACTATACTGGGCGGTAATTAGCCATTTAATCCATAACGTGTATGACTCGGATTTACTGACCTGTGAGGTCATTCTTGATCGAGCAATTAATGGTCTCAAACGATTCAAAGCAAGAATAGGGAAGGAAAAATATTCTGAAGTGATGAAATTATTTGCTTCTGCGGATTCAGAATTCAATGGTGTCATTCAAACGATGATTCGAAGAGCGGATGATGTTGATTTTTTTGATAAACTTCTTCGTGACCAGATCATTACCACCATTAGGAACCAACGGAAAGAACAGGATGAATTTATAGATACAGTTAAAACTGTTCGCAATCAGATCAACAATATCTTGACCATCTCTAAGACCGAGAATTCTTCGCAAATTAATGAATCAATCGTGGATGCTGCCAACTATAGTTTAGCTGGAGATGGAAAACGATTGAGGCCCATTATGACTTGGGTCATGGGGGTTAACGAATATAGATTAAATCAAACTGCCATTGTTCCATTACTGAGATCGCTAGAATACATGCACACCGCCTCACTAATCTTCGATGATTTGCCATCGCAGGACAATGCTTCACTTCGTAGAGGGCGTGCAACTCTACATAAACAATATAATATTGCTACAGCGGAATTAACTGGTCTTTTTTTGACACAAAAGGCGATTGAGGAACAAGCATCTCTTGAACAGTTTGATTCGAAAACAGTGCTTACATTAATTCAATATTCAACTCAAGTAACCGAAATCATGTGTAAGGGACAGGCGATGGACCTAGGTTCCAAAGGTAAGCCGCTAACACTCGAACAATTGAATTCTATGTGCTTTTATAAAACGGGAATTGCCTTCGAAGCATCCTTAATTATGCCAGCTATTCTTGCACAAGCAGATGATTATGAAATGAAAGGTCTAAAGCAATTTGCTTATCATGCCGGGATTGCGTTTCAGATTAAGGATGACCTGCTTGATGTAGAAGGGGACAGTACTTTGCTGGGTAAATTTATTGGTAAAGATGCCGATAATAACAATTCCACATTTGTATCTATCCTCGGGCGTGAAGGTGCTAAAAAAGAGATGTGGGAACATTACTGTCTCGCCATAGAGGCATTAAATGAGGTACCGCACAAAACCACTTTTCTGAAGCACTTATTGAACTATATTGTTAACCGTGATCAATAA
- a CDS encoding NUDIX domain-containing protein, which produces MYFIRETYSITPGRRPEFNHFFDKFLKANQLKNGANLLGCWNTEMENEILVIWQYPSYDDYLNIQKRVKMDDLHQKTKEQLLKLGKLYLDFHQETLSSIGDHQSQKQTVTVSGYITNEKEETLLVRTYWRSDTWELPGGGVEDGETLDTALCREIFEETGITVKLLGVTGVYSNGSTVSIVFHGKSTGGVLRTSEETQDVRFVKLDSSNVNQYIKRGKFLPRVLDAMKGYSIPYEAFRVRPYKLLERLEGIAIQDET; this is translated from the coding sequence ATGTACTTTATAAGAGAAACTTATTCGATAACTCCTGGAAGAAGACCTGAGTTTAACCATTTCTTTGATAAGTTCTTGAAGGCTAATCAACTAAAAAACGGGGCAAATCTTTTGGGTTGTTGGAACACGGAGATGGAGAATGAGATTTTGGTCATTTGGCAATACCCAAGCTACGATGACTATTTGAACATCCAAAAGAGAGTCAAAATGGATGACCTGCATCAGAAAACAAAAGAACAACTATTAAAGTTAGGAAAGCTTTATTTGGATTTCCATCAAGAAACTTTATCTTCAATAGGTGACCATCAATCTCAAAAACAAACAGTGACGGTTAGTGGTTATATTACAAATGAAAAGGAAGAAACGTTACTGGTTAGAACCTATTGGCGATCAGATACTTGGGAACTACCCGGTGGAGGAGTTGAAGATGGCGAGACATTAGACACCGCACTGTGTAGAGAAATCTTTGAAGAAACTGGGATAACGGTTAAGTTACTAGGCGTAACAGGGGTTTATTCAAATGGAAGCACGGTTTCCATCGTTTTTCACGGCAAAAGTACTGGAGGAGTTTTAAGAACATCTGAAGAAACACAGGATGTTCGCTTTGTGAAACTCGATTCATCTAATGTCAATCAATATATAAAACGAGGAAAGTTTTTACCTAGAGTACTAGATGCAATGAAGGGATATTCCATCCCATATGAAGCATTTAGGGTTAGGCCCTATAAACTTTTGGAGAGGTTAGAGGGAATAGCTATCCAAGATGAAACATAA
- a CDS encoding Dabb family protein — protein sequence MKHQIEHLVFFKFKEGTQEIDKNELVNRFRSLEGNIPGLESVSVGLNTTVEQEFADYEFGMSMLFENREMLAAYQLHPNHLEAVQLVGEIVDGVAVVDFEISKL from the coding sequence ATGAAGCATCAAATTGAGCATCTTGTCTTCTTTAAATTTAAAGAAGGGACTCAGGAAATAGATAAAAATGAACTGGTAAATCGGTTTCGCTCTCTTGAGGGTAACATTCCTGGACTGGAATCGGTGTCTGTCGGATTAAATACTACAGTTGAGCAGGAATTTGCTGACTATGAATTTGGAATGAGTATGCTATTTGAGAATCGTGAAATGTTAGCAGCGTATCAGCTTCACCCCAACCATTTGGAGGCAGTTCAATTGGTAGGGGAAATAGTAGATGGCGTGGCGGTAGTTGATTTTGAGATTAGTAAACTATAG